One Bacillota bacterium DNA segment encodes these proteins:
- a CDS encoding stage II sporulation protein P: MNVEELWDEWLEPEQYMTMVTPEGEVIMQTARRIYEDDEYLTSDNKLYRVVKIDGNTAFTELVESKVDINAQSISLRQIRKALGLNPVQAQEQGKKTGLIGIYHTHNAESYIPTDGTDSIDGKGGIHAVGDSFASALENLGVEVGYSEKLHLPHDRGAYRRSRSTVLELLSQNPDAIFDVHRDAAPQNAYAAQIGDDWITQIQFVVGRQNQNLGINRQYAQSLKAAADEMYPGLVKGIFFARGNYNQDLSPLNLLIEAGAHTNSRDAAIRGISLFAEVVDYYFYGPRDQRQRDFHVQGGSSAVRTLLWVFLFITATGVIFYVINAGGWKAALSRLRRR, from the coding sequence TTGAACGTAGAAGAATTATGGGATGAGTGGTTGGAGCCGGAACAGTATATGACCATGGTGACTCCTGAGGGTGAAGTAATCATGCAGACAGCCAGACGCATTTATGAGGACGATGAATACCTTACCAGCGATAATAAGCTTTATCGTGTAGTAAAAATCGACGGAAATACAGCTTTTACTGAGCTTGTAGAATCCAAGGTAGATATAAACGCACAATCCATATCACTGAGGCAGATTCGCAAGGCTTTAGGTTTAAATCCGGTCCAGGCTCAGGAACAAGGTAAGAAGACCGGTCTCATTGGCATCTACCATACGCACAATGCGGAATCGTACATACCAACTGATGGCACCGACAGTATCGATGGCAAAGGCGGCATTCATGCTGTGGGAGACAGTTTTGCGTCAGCGCTGGAAAATCTGGGCGTAGAAGTGGGGTACTCAGAAAAGCTGCATCTGCCCCACGATCGCGGCGCGTACCGGCGGTCCCGCAGCACGGTATTGGAGCTCTTATCTCAAAATCCCGATGCCATCTTCGATGTCCACCGCGATGCGGCTCCTCAAAACGCCTACGCCGCCCAGATCGGTGATGATTGGATTACCCAAATTCAGTTTGTGGTAGGAAGGCAGAACCAAAATCTCGGAATCAACCGCCAGTATGCCCAGAGTTTAAAAGCCGCTGCAGACGAGATGTACCCAGGGTTAGTTAAGGGCATCTTTTTTGCCCGAGGCAACTATAATCAAGATCTAAGTCCCTTGAATCTGCTGATCGAAGCTGGTGCCCATACAAACAGCCGCGATGCTGCTATCAGAGGCATCTCTTTGTTTGCAGAGGTGGTTGATTATTATTTCTATGGGCCTAGGGACCAACGTCAGCGAGATTTTCACGTTCAAGGTGGTTCTAGTGCAGTCAGAACGCTTTTGTGGGTATTTCTATTTATTACAGCAACTGGTGTTATTTTCTATGTTATAAACGCCGGAGGCTGGAAAGCAGCTCTATCCCGTCTAAGACGACGCTGA
- a CDS encoding DUF1614 domain-containing protein, with product MRNLPISIILLSGVIGLIFLGAAQRVLDRMRLTDTEAILLLVLFIVAHFLPVITLTQYLALNLGALIPFAIIIYLLLTAEKHERIRAVLISLVAAAILYLTDKFLPTLPGQIPYDLDPLFIPGVAAGLISYFTTKSRRTAFISAIAAVILNDLAAAVSISLKTYHAQTVIGGGGIFDALMINGILAVFIAELIGEIAERIYRGPAKISDNGDGDHN from the coding sequence ATGAGAAATCTTCCCATCAGCATTATTCTGCTGTCCGGCGTGATTGGTTTGATATTTCTTGGAGCAGCCCAGCGCGTTTTGGACCGCATGCGGCTGACAGATACAGAAGCCATTCTGCTCTTAGTCCTATTTATTGTTGCCCATTTTTTACCAGTAATTACACTAACTCAGTATCTGGCGCTAAACCTTGGCGCATTAATTCCTTTCGCCATCATTATATACCTTTTGCTCACCGCAGAAAAGCATGAGCGGATTCGGGCAGTCTTAATCAGCCTGGTTGCAGCCGCAATTTTGTATCTAACAGACAAGTTCCTGCCTACCCTTCCGGGTCAAATTCCTTACGACCTCGATCCTCTGTTTATACCTGGTGTGGCTGCGGGACTTATCTCCTATTTTACCACAAAATCGAGGCGAACTGCTTTCATCAGTGCCATTGCTGCAGTGATTCTCAATGATCTGGCTGCGGCAGTCAGTATATCTCTAAAAACTTATCATGCCCAAACAGTTATCGGCGGCGGTGGAATCTTTGACGCGCTCATGATCAACGGTATTTTAGCTGTATTTATCGCTGAGCTCATCGGCGAAATTGCTGAGCGCATTTATCGCGGGCCAGCAAAAATCTCAGACAACGGGGATGGTGATCACAATTAA
- a CDS encoding LysM peptidoglycan-binding domain-containing protein codes for MRKTVSEQVVELIPIIMVLLICINIFIFVAAADQFTENRTEAAGVSGVVETAAVQDIESIEQEYFSAVPDTSLKPLEPDIDLKPDVSLAESDAVKDVMKESTAVKDEFGCDAASLEDAIASALVVKTKEAVNAVRTVEKQHETYKVAKGDNLYTIAEMFGTTVAELVELNNLETTTIHVNQALVVPADTLKEYPVGLKLTDKEVEWIAQMIHAEARGEPYLGQVAVGAVIINRIKSSQFPNTVRGVLFQEGAFQPIRNGSFYRPASEQAYRAALEALNGNDPTNGALFFFNPKLSNDRFMHSRTPVVTIGQHRFTY; via the coding sequence ATGCGTAAAACGGTTTCTGAGCAAGTTGTTGAGCTGATTCCGATAATAATGGTGCTTTTAATCTGTATAAATATTTTTATCTTTGTTGCCGCAGCAGACCAGTTTACGGAAAACAGAACTGAAGCTGCCGGTGTAAGCGGAGTGGTAGAGACAGCTGCAGTTCAAGACATCGAAAGTATTGAGCAGGAATACTTTAGTGCAGTTCCTGACACCAGTCTCAAACCTTTGGAGCCAGATATAGATTTGAAACCTGATGTTTCACTGGCGGAATCAGATGCGGTGAAAGATGTGATGAAGGAATCAACGGCAGTTAAAGATGAATTTGGCTGTGATGCCGCTTCACTGGAGGATGCAATTGCCAGCGCTTTGGTAGTGAAAACAAAAGAAGCGGTCAATGCAGTCCGTACAGTGGAAAAGCAGCATGAAACATATAAGGTAGCTAAAGGCGACAATTTGTACACGATCGCCGAAATGTTTGGTACTACTGTTGCCGAGCTGGTGGAATTGAATAACCTTGAGACTACAACCATCCATGTTAATCAGGCATTGGTGGTGCCAGCTGATACTTTGAAAGAGTATCCGGTTGGACTGAAGCTTACCGATAAAGAAGTAGAGTGGATAGCCCAAATGATCCATGCTGAAGCCAGGGGCGAACCGTATCTCGGTCAAGTGGCTGTTGGAGCAGTTATCATTAACAGAATTAAGAGCAGTCAGTTTCCCAACACAGTGCGGGGAGTGCTTTTCCAAGAAGGAGCTTTTCAACCAATACGCAATGGTTCATTTTATCGGCCTGCGAGTGAACAGGCATATCGAGCAGCTTTAGAAGCATTAAATGGCAATGATCCTACTAATGGCGCTTTATTCTTCTTTAATCCGAAACTGTCAAATGATCGATTTATGCACAGCCGCACACCTGTGGTGACGATTGGGCAGCATCGATTCACATATTAA